In Pantoea alfalfae, the genomic window AAGCTTTGATGTCGATTTTGACGATGCGGTTAGCGAAGTTACATTAATTGTTGACACTTATAATAGCACCTTTAGGAGCGTTTCGGATGAAAAGTGATATTGATTTCATACCATCTGGAGATGAACTGAAAAACTTAGTGAGTCAGCAAAACTGCACCTCTACTATGATAAATAATTTACTTAAAGAAAGGGGCCTTTTTTGTGGCATATCTGAAAAGTCAGGCACGGTGCCTAACTTAATCACTTCTTTGTTGAGCCCTGATGAATCATATGAGTTACTGGGCAGTATAAAAACAAAAGAAAAACTCGATAAGGTAAATTTTAGAAACTTTAATCTAACCCAAGATGTTGATTTACTTGATGAAGTAAGTGGGTTTATCGAAGTTGGTAAAATTACTAAAAATGGTTACTTAAATTATGAAATTACAGATTTTAGTGACTTCACATCATTAGATGCTAAAAGCAACAACTCTGTGATAATGGAGTTCGAAATCTGCAAAACTGATATATTAGATGATTGGTATATAACAGAGAAGTTTTTTAAAGGCTCAGTGGAAATTAAGAAAGATATTAATAGTATCAATGGCGATGCGCAGCTATTGATGAATATCAAGCTAAACCATACCTCTCCAGAGACTAAAGAAATAGCTGAAAATGTTATAACATTGATAGAGAGTCATTTAGAGGATAAACAAATTATCGAACACTCTCCTCATAGAGGCAGGGTCTTGATGGATGATTTCGAAAATGAAAACAGGGTGAGATTTTTAAAAGATCTAGCCTCGCTTCATATAGGGTATTTGTTTTATCACAAAAAAATTGATGATGTGCACTTTAATCCTGATCATTCAACTGGCTATGAAAATCAACCAGATGCCGTTACAAACTTTCTTGAAAAGGATATTGAACAGTACAGGGTCAAAGGAAATCTGGAAAATATAATATCTATTAAATGGAAACATATACACCCCTATGTTCGTGTCACTAAAGTTGTAGCAAGCTATACAATCAGCTTCGAAACATATTTAGGCGAATGTAAAGTCGCATACGAATTCAGTGAATATGGTAGAAAGACTCCGGAAAACCCTGAGTTATGCATTACCTTCATCAATATAAAAGTCAAAAACGCATCACCTACCAAAATGCACGAAATACAAGCAAAAATTATGCGTGAAATCGAATTGCGGAAAGTAGAGCTACTTTCTAAATATAGAAAAGTTGTTGTTGATACTGAACCAGACAACTAACATTTAAGCAGTTTTTAACTGCTTAAATGTTAAAATCGGATAAAATGACAGTAAACATCCACTTTTCGCTCATATTTGACAATTTATATAATCCCATTAGATACATGTGTTTTGGTTAAGAAACAGCTTGAAGGTTAAGAGGGTATCTTATTTCATTCTGTCCACAGCCCGGGTGCATACCCTGGCTATAACCCTGTGGACAAAAGCGCAGCAGCGGCAGTATCCGCGCACAGACAGCAGGCGGTCACAAAATGACCGCCTCATCTGTTATTTCAGGTGCCCGCGCATCTCGGCAGCGCGCCTGTACAGCGCCACAAGTTCGGTATCGATTTGCTCGATCAGCATTCCGGCCATTTTCTGTGCCGGCGCCGCGCCGCGGAATAGATGCCGCTTAGTCATATCCCGTAACCGCAGGTGAAATTCGTAAAGAGATTCCTCCAGATCGTTAATGTCGTCGGTAAGCTCGGTATTGTCAGTTGTCATTATCTGGTCTGTCATGGTGCTGTCCTCCTGGTCTGGTTACAGAAAATGTTATGCGGCATGGGCAGAACGGGCGGCGCGCAGTTCTCCCAAGCGGCGCAGGCCGGCGGTATGGTATTGCTCCAGCAGTTCGATACCGATCCAGCGGCGGCCACACTGGTATGCGGCAACACAGGTCGAGCCGGAGCCTGCAAACGGGTCCAGAATTAAATCTCCGGGCTTCGTGAAGGTTTCGATAAGCGGCTGCAACACGCTCACCGGCTTTTCGGTCGGGTGGTGCCGGTTGCCCGTATACTGCCAGGGCATCACGTCAGGTAAGGGTTTAGCCGGCAGCGGCGGGCGTCCTTTGGCCAGCAGGTAGGCGCTTTCATGCTGATACCCGACAAACGCCGATTTCGATGAGTAGGTTTTGGTAAACACAAGGTGCCCGACGACGCGGAAGCCCGCCGCTTTCCATGCTTGCATAAAAATGTCTACGCGGTTCCAGCCGTAGAAACTCACCGCCAGGCTGTTGTTTTTGAGCACGCGGAACATTTCACGGCTGGCCGGCAGCACCCATTTGTCGCTCACGTCGCCCGCGATCGAACGGCCGGACCGGTCCTTAAAGCCGACGAGGTACGGGGGATCTGTCAGAATAAAGTCGATGCTGTTATCCGGAAAGTTGGCCATGATCTCTACGCTGTCGCCACGCATGAATCGGGACATAGTTATGCTCCTCAGTGTCAGGGGGCACCCCTGTGGTGCCGTGACCACCACAAAGACGGGCGTAAAGCGGAGCAGGCAGGGGCGGACGCGCAAGCCGCACGCGCCGCCGGAGCGGACTGAATGTCCCGCGCACGGCGGGGAACGGGTGAGCAGGACGGCGAAGCTTCCCTTGAATGCGAGCGGCCCGGCTACCGTGAGGGCACGGCACATTATCCCTGCAGGTTTCCGGCCGCAGGGCGGGAAGCGGCAAAAGAAGCGGAGCGAAGCGACTTCCTTATCCCTTATTGAAGAGAGGCCGCCGGTCAGGGCGGCATCGGGTGAGAAGGTCAGGGTCGGTAATCTTCCCACCGGCAGTCGCTACGGTCACAGATGACGGGCGCATCCGGTAAGCCGCTCACCTGCCACTCATCGAGGAATCGCAGGCCGGCCAGCGTCTTTGCCTCACGTTCGTCAAGCAGAACGATGCTTTTGAGCCAGACACTGCCACGATTAAACTGCCAGTAGCAGCCCTGAGAGCAGACGGGACGTTCCGGTGGCCACCAGTTTTCACCCATCCTTTCACAAGCTGCTTCGGCCAGCCTGAAGTCCTGCCCGCTTAGCAGCATGTGGTATTCATGTGAGGTGCTGCCGACCTCTTCCTGATAACTGACAAGCCAGATATTCATTCTGTCACCTTCCGGGCCTTCACGCTTTCTGCACAGTCGCGCATAAAATCCCAGCTGAGGCTGATATCAGCATCCAGCGTCCTGTCAGCCAGTTCGATCGCTGCAGTCACTTCATGTGGTGAGAGTTCTGAGTCAATGTCCTCAAAATCGTCCGCCATCCAGATGTGGGCCACGCACGGGGTGTCCGGGGCAAACCCCGACAGGCTGGCTATAAGGCTGGCAATGGTAAGCTCTCTTTTCATCATCTGCTCCTTAGCTATTGGTTACACGGCCTCACCTGCGCCGTGCCGCCACAGCAGCCGGGCGTAAAGCGGAGCAGGCATGGGCGACACCGGAAGCCGCACGCGCCGCCGGAGCGGACTGAATGTCCCGCGCACGGCGGGGAACGGGTGAGGATGGCGAGCGTAAGCGTCCCTTGCCGGCGAAGCGGCCCGGCTAACGTGAAGGCACGGTGCTGCCCGACGGTACGGAGGGAGCTACTCAAGGTGATACGGGTAAAGCCGGGTATGCGTAGCGTTTATCTTGCCCGGTACGCAGACCGGCTACGTTGAAGATATGAAGAGGATGCAATTCAATCCGCATGGACAAACGGACAAGTTAAAAGCTGGGCGCAACTAAAATTCCCAATACCGTTTCTATTTCTAAAAAACTAAATTTATACACCTTAAGATTTGTCTATCTTAGGGTCTGGAGTTCCTAAAAACACTACTTCTGCATATTCACGAGCGATTGCTTCAAAAGCATTTATTAACCAGAGTGAGGCGTCAAAAGTCAGCGTTAGGTAACCATCAGTATGTTCAAACAAATCAACACCTAAGATTTTTAAGAACTTCTCTTTATAAATACTGCCATCTATCCGTCCATTGCTATGCACCACCGCATTACGTATCTCCTTGACTGCGTCGATTATTTTCCTTCTCTCCCTCCAGTTTTTAAGTTTGATATCGTGCGCATGTAACATTGTGTTAATCAAAGCGCTTAATTCACCTGGTTTTTTTGAACCTTCTTCTTTTACATAAAAATCATACTCTTCATCGAAAAAACCTTCGAGCAATGAGTAAGACATTACTATTGCTGTATCACTTATCGCATTTCTGCCAATTATGTCCTTAGTAGTACTGAAAGAGCCATTAGAATGACTTGTAACTTCTTTAAAGTTACTAATCATATTCGAGATGATCATTTCAATACCTAGAAAAGGCCGCGTGCCACAACTATGTGTTGCATAAGCATAATCATATCTTTTTTCTGGATTTATTTCTTTCAACAGCAACTCTCCCTTTATATTTCATTTATCATTTTATCTAACTAAACTTCTACGTGTTCATCGAATGATTTGCAACATCTGTTCCAGGCACATTTCGCACCCTGCAATTTAAGTGCCCCCTTCCTTTTCGCAACGTTACTTTATTCTTGGGATATCTTTTAGTCTCGTTGTATAACGCGGAGACAGCATTTCACGTTTCATCTGCCATGAACTGTCGCGATCACCCTGACCCGCGAAAAAGACTTTCCCTTTCCCGGATCGATTAATACCGTCCAGTGCTGCCATTAGCGCATCTGCGTTCGCACGCGGCTGCTGCTCACTGAACATGTCAAACTGCGCAATACCTGACTGATAAAAATCTCCCAGCATGACGCCCGCTTTAGCGTACCGATAGCCTTCCCGCCAGATGGTGTTGAGGCCGCGAAGCGCTGACTCAATGATGTCGCGGGTATCGTTCGTCGGATAATCACAGATGCGAGAGGCGGTATTCGAATATTGCGGTTCATTACCGTGACGTGCAGTGGCGATTGAAACACTGATATGTCGGCAGCGCGAATTCTGCTCTCTGAGTTTTTCTGACGCACGTGTGGCATACAGCACGATTGCCTGCTGCATATCTTCCAGTTTTGTGACTCTTTCGCCAAAAGATCGCGAGTTTAAAATGTGCTGCTTTGGTGGCGGGGCATCTTCCAGTGCAATACAGGACTCACCATTAAGCTCGCGAGTAGAGCGCTCAACAATAACGTCGAAGTTTTTCCGTATCATGCTGATGTTGCTGTCAGCCAGCTGCAGAGCCGTTGTAATCCCCAGCTGGAGCATGCGTTTAGTAATGCGCGGGCCAATACCCCAGATATCCCCGACGTCGATCAGGTGCAGGAGTTTACGCTGCCGGATTTTGCTGGACAAATCCACGACGCCACCGGTCTGCGTCCACTTCTTTGCCGCATGATTGGCCAGTTTGGCCAGTGTCTTCGTTGGTCCGAATCCTACGCCGATAATCAGCCCCGTTTCACGCCGGATTCGCTCGCGCATCTGCTGTCCGAACGCTTCAAGGGGGATCAGGCTATCGATGCCAGTGACATCAAGAAACGATTCATCAATGGAGTAAACCTCCTGACCCGCGGCCATTTCGCCCAGTATGGCCATCATCCGCGCAGACATGTCGCCATACAGTTCGTAATTAGAACTGAACACGTGCACGCCGTTCTGCCTGAAGAAACGCTCATTCAGAAACAGCGGCGCCGCCATTTTTATCCCGAGGCGTTTTGCCTCTGCCGAGCGTGCGATCACGCAGCCATCATTGTTCGAAACAACGACGATAGGTTTACCACGCAGATCGGGCCTGAATACGGTTTCACAGGATGCGTAAAAATTATTGGCATCGGCCAGCGCAAACATGCTTATTCTCCCGCCGGTCCGTTAAAACCTATCCCGGCCACATCGGTCAGGGCATAGGCCACCACACCCCACACGGGAAGGGGCTGGTTTACATCGAGCAGCACGACAGTCTCGTCGGCGTCCAGCGCCTGCAGGGCAGGAACCGGGTTAAGCAGCAGCCGCCTCAGCGTCAGCTCACCGTCAAACTCTGCAACGATAATCTGGCCATGTACCGGCTTCAGTGCGCGATCAATGGCCAGCACAGAGCCTTTAACAATTCCGGCGCCGGCACAGTCGGATTCACTGCGCATCAGATAGGTTGAGTAAGGAGAAAGATATACCAGATCGCCCAGGTTCAGGCGCGTTTCAGTGTAGTTCTGAGCGGGACTCTGAAAGGCCATTGCAATGCTCCGTTCTGACCAGCTTTTCAGCCTTGTATGGTGAATCTCATGGGATCTGCGTATTCATTATGCATACGTATTTTTTATTACTGCCTACAGTATATTTCACTATCCATGCAGCATCAGCAGTAGGTGTCTGAATGAAGAAAAACTGAACAGGGGAATAGCGTAACGACAGCTTAAATTCATCTCTTATCGGGAGACTGCCATCCGGGTTAATGTAGTTCAGGACAATAAAGTTTGATTGCTGAATGAACAGGATAATTAAAGAATACAGGAGCTGAAATTCTCTTCCCTGAATATGCAATTGTAACGCTCGCCGCAGACACGGCTGAGGCGTACCGCAGCATAGCGAGGAACGAACAGCCGTGATGAGGAAGCGTCATATCACTGATGCCGACATGGATTGATTACGCCCGGTACATTTATTCTGCAATATGATAAAAGCAAAACTCCATGAGAGCCGGTTCACAAATCTATAGCCGCAGGCACCCTCTTATATATCCGACTCTGATCTCAGACAGTGGCGCAACCTTACGGCATCTGTATAAATATCCCCTTTAGTCAGACAGATGGCTTTGCTTTTACACTTCTCCGCGCGACTCCCTCTTGCCAGATAATTCCGCCTCAATAATACTGTACATATAAACAGTAAAATAACAGGAGGAATTTTATGCGCAATTTCAT contains:
- the gapS4b gene encoding GapS4b family protein, translated to MKSDIDFIPSGDELKNLVSQQNCTSTMINNLLKERGLFCGISEKSGTVPNLITSLLSPDESYELLGSIKTKEKLDKVNFRNFNLTQDVDLLDEVSGFIEVGKITKNGYLNYEITDFSDFTSLDAKSNNSVIMEFEICKTDILDDWYITEKFFKGSVEIKKDINSINGDAQLLMNIKLNHTSPETKEIAENVITLIESHLEDKQIIEHSPHRGRVLMDDFENENRVRFLKDLASLHIGYLFYHKKIDDVHFNPDHSTGYENQPDAVTNFLEKDIEQYRVKGNLENIISIKWKHIHPYVRVTKVVASYTISFETYLGECKVAYEFSEYGRKTPENPELCITFINIKVKNASPTKMHEIQAKIMREIELRKVELLSKYRKVVVDTEPDN
- a CDS encoding DNA methyltransferase — encoded protein: MSRFMRGDSVEIMANFPDNSIDFILTDPPYLVGFKDRSGRSIAGDVSDKWVLPASREMFRVLKNNSLAVSFYGWNRVDIFMQAWKAAGFRVVGHLVFTKTYSSKSAFVGYQHESAYLLAKGRPPLPAKPLPDVMPWQYTGNRHHPTEKPVSVLQPLIETFTKPGDLILDPFAGSGSTCVAAYQCGRRWIGIELLEQYHTAGLRRLGELRAARSAHAA
- the umuC gene encoding translesion error-prone DNA polymerase V subunit UmuC → MFALADANNFYASCETVFRPDLRGKPIVVVSNNDGCVIARSAEAKRLGIKMAAPLFLNERFFRQNGVHVFSSNYELYGDMSARMMAILGEMAAGQEVYSIDESFLDVTGIDSLIPLEAFGQQMRERIRRETGLIIGVGFGPTKTLAKLANHAAKKWTQTGGVVDLSSKIRQRKLLHLIDVGDIWGIGPRITKRMLQLGITTALQLADSNISMIRKNFDVIVERSTRELNGESCIALEDAPPPKQHILNSRSFGERVTKLEDMQQAIVLYATRASEKLREQNSRCRHISVSIATARHGNEPQYSNTASRICDYPTNDTRDIIESALRGLNTIWREGYRYAKAGVMLGDFYQSGIAQFDMFSEQQPRANADALMAALDGINRSGKGKVFFAGQGDRDSSWQMKREMLSPRYTTRLKDIPRIK
- a CDS encoding S24 family peptidase, whose amino-acid sequence is MAFQSPAQNYTETRLNLGDLVYLSPYSTYLMRSESDCAGAGIVKGSVLAIDRALKPVHGQIIVAEFDGELTLRRLLLNPVPALQALDADETVVLLDVNQPLPVWGVVAYALTDVAGIGFNGPAGE